One Taeniopygia guttata chromosome 16, bTaeGut7.mat, whole genome shotgun sequence DNA window includes the following coding sequences:
- the PRSS8 gene encoding prostasin, giving the protein MRRRRRQTRAGPEPILLILVLVAGGHWGVTAEDETVPCGTPVLRRVVGGAGAQEGQWPWTVSVAFRGRHVCGGALIAPAWVLTAAHCFPPENALGDYRVTLGVLQLLSPPPDAQVRAVASVTRHPAYRDYRDGDSDGDNDIAGDLALARLEPPASPSRLVRPVCVPRAGVAFVPGTNCTVTGWGHVRTAGGWHRDVPGGHWGHWGHHWGHWGHVRTAG; this is encoded by the exons AtgaggaggcggcggcggcagacgcgagcggggccggagccgATTCTGCTGATTCTGGTGCTGGTGGCGGGCG GTCACTGGGGGGTGACAGCGGAGGATGAGACAG TGCCGTGCGGGACCCCGGTTCTGCGGCGCGTGGTGGGCGGTGCAGGAGCCCAGGAGGGACAGTGGCCCTGGACCGTCAGCGTCGCCTTCCGCGGCCGCCACGTCTGCGGCGGGGCCCTGATCGCCCCGGCCTGGGTGCTGACAGCCGCCCACTGCTTCCCGCC GGAGAACGCCCTCGGCGATTACCGCGTGACgctgggggtgctgcagctgctgtccccCCCCCCGGACGCGCAGGTCCGCGCCGTGGCCTCGGTGACGCGGCACCCGGCCTATCGCGACTATCGCGACGGTGACAGTGACGGTGACAATGACATCGCCGGGGACCTGGCGCTGGCCCGGCTGGAGCCCCCCGCCAGCCCCTCGCGCCTCGTGCGGCCCGTCTGCGTCCCCCGCGCCGGCGTGGCCTTCGTGCCCGGCACCAACTGCACCGTCACCGGCTGGGGACACGTCCGCACCGCCGGTGGGTGGCACCGGGACGTccctggggggcactggggacattggggacatcattggggacactggggacacgtCCGCACCGCCg